In the genome of Granulibacter bethesdensis CGDNIH1, one region contains:
- the metF gene encoding methylenetetrahydrofolate reductase [NAD(P)H], whose translation MNRLAGQEQQGESATLRRWLTGPRVTGLPAMDAEHPVPLLSFEFFPPKTEALERQLWACIRRLEPLGPRFVSVTYGAGGSTQARTHETVARIVRETSLTPAAHLTCVGATRDEVDEVARHYWEAGVRHIVALRGDMPGGAPYQPHPGGYAYASDLVAGLKRIGDFEISVAAYPETHPAAPDAGFDLDNLKRKLDAGATRAITQYFFDTDTFLRFLDRCLVAGITAPIVPGIMPVSNYAQAVRFSTAIGTSVPDWLGRLFDGLEDDVETRRMVAAVVAAEQVRLLQANGIDEFHFYTLNRPDLVYAIARILGVHPPAAPIA comes from the coding sequence ATGAATCGTCTGGCGGGTCAGGAACAGCAGGGTGAAAGCGCGACATTGCGGCGCTGGCTGACCGGCCCGCGCGTGACCGGGCTGCCGGCCATGGATGCGGAACATCCTGTGCCGCTGCTGTCGTTTGAATTCTTCCCGCCGAAAACGGAAGCCCTGGAACGTCAGCTCTGGGCCTGCATCAGACGTCTGGAGCCGCTGGGGCCGCGTTTCGTGTCCGTGACTTACGGCGCAGGCGGCTCGACTCAGGCCCGTACGCATGAGACCGTTGCCCGTATTGTCCGTGAAACCAGCCTGACCCCCGCTGCGCATCTGACCTGTGTGGGTGCCACACGCGATGAGGTCGATGAGGTCGCCCGCCATTACTGGGAGGCTGGGGTGAGGCATATCGTCGCCTTGCGGGGGGATATGCCGGGGGGTGCCCCGTATCAGCCCCATCCGGGCGGATACGCCTATGCTTCCGATCTGGTGGCCGGACTGAAACGGATCGGAGATTTCGAGATTTCAGTGGCGGCCTATCCCGAGACTCACCCGGCTGCACCGGATGCCGGGTTTGATCTGGACAATCTGAAACGCAAGCTCGATGCCGGGGCGACACGGGCGATCACCCAGTATTTTTTCGACACGGATACCTTCCTGCGTTTTCTGGATCGCTGCCTTGTCGCGGGTATTACCGCGCCGATCGTGCCCGGTATCATGCCCGTCTCCAACTATGCGCAGGCGGTTCGCTTCAGCACGGCGATCGGTACCAGCGTGCCGGACTGGCTGGGCCGCCTGTTCGACGGGCTGGAAGACGATGTGGAAACCCGCCGTATGGTCGCGGCGGTGGTCGCGGCAGAGCAGGTCAGGCTGTTGCAGGCCAACGGGATTGACGAATTTCACTTCTATACGTTGAACCGTCCTGATCTGGTCTATGCGATTGCCCGTATTCTGGGTGTTCATCCCCCTGCCGCACCAATCGCCTGA
- a CDS encoding MlaA family lipoprotein encodes MRADCSDTVPTMRPFGLSLRRLAAALLLPGLIAACATKPPASDKEAVAEYQQANDPLEPTNRVMYQVNDAIDAVVLKPVALAYHYVVPSPVRTGFRNAITNIQTPVILANDVLQWNGKRAGDTLSRFAINSTLGIGGLFDVAGNMGIKRHDTDFGVTMALWGVPEGPFLFLPILGPSNPRDASGYGVDVAMSPTTWFGQGATVNKLLWAQYSVSAADMRDQANDVLNSIQETSLDPYATFRSLFRQHRASVIEDARNKGTVKDEDLFPASGPGQP; translated from the coding sequence ATGCGCGCTGATTGTTCTGACACAGTTCCAACCATGCGTCCGTTCGGGCTTTCGTTACGCCGGCTTGCGGCTGCCCTGCTGCTGCCCGGCCTGATAGCCGCATGTGCGACCAAACCACCTGCCAGCGACAAGGAAGCTGTCGCGGAATACCAGCAGGCCAACGATCCGCTGGAACCCACCAACCGGGTCATGTACCAGGTGAACGATGCCATCGATGCGGTGGTGCTGAAACCGGTGGCCCTTGCCTATCATTATGTTGTCCCCTCCCCGGTCCGCACCGGGTTCCGCAACGCGATTACCAATATCCAGACCCCGGTGATCCTGGCCAATGACGTTCTGCAGTGGAACGGAAAGCGCGCCGGCGACACACTGTCCCGCTTCGCTATCAACAGCACGCTTGGCATTGGCGGCCTGTTCGATGTGGCCGGCAATATGGGCATCAAACGCCACGATACCGATTTCGGCGTTACCATGGCGCTGTGGGGCGTACCGGAAGGCCCGTTCCTGTTCCTGCCGATTCTGGGGCCCAGCAATCCGCGCGATGCCTCCGGCTATGGCGTCGATGTTGCCATGTCCCCCACCACATGGTTTGGGCAGGGAGCCACAGTCAACAAGCTGCTCTGGGCACAGTACAGCGTCTCCGCTGCCGACATGCGCGATCAGGCCAATGATGTTCTGAACTCGATCCAGGAAACGTCGTTAGACCCTTACGCCACGTTCCGCAGCCTGTTCCGTCAGCACCGCGCCAGCGTGATCGAAGATGCCCGCAACAAAGGGACGGTAAAGGACGAAGACCTGTTCCCCGCTTCCGGACCGGGACAACCCTGA